The Cottoperca gobio unplaced genomic scaffold, fCotGob3.1 fCotGob3_240arrow_ctg1, whole genome shotgun sequence genome contains a region encoding:
- the LOC115005014 gene encoding growth arrest-specific protein 1 produces MKCWCSALALLPWVLVALDAQLICWQALLRCHEEPECDLAYSQYLAACEGNIRGTRRQCPSHCINALIRLNHTRSGPDLETCDCAQDLECLAAKRTIEPCLPRRHPSDAGGIGCMEARQRCEEDSKCHTSLTAYLSYCGQLFNGRKCSSKCKATIQQMLFIPNGMLLNRCVCDGVERPFCEVVKENMSKLCSIGDHIVISDQPDVDDIYEDEDYDPKNDREELYVNASSSQRLSSCTMFLILPLALILY; encoded by the coding sequence ATGAAATGTTGGTGCAGCGCCCTGGCACTTCTCCCATGGGTGCTGGTGGCCTTAGATGCCCAGCTAATCTGCTGGCAGGCGCTCCTTCGGTGCCACGAGGAGCCCGAGTGCGATCTTGCATACAGTCAATACTTAGCAGCGTGTGAAGGTAACATCAGGGGGACGAGGAGGCAGTGTCCGAGCCACTGTATCAACGCGCTGATCAGGCTGAATCACACCCGCAGCGGGCCGGACCTGGAGACCTGCGACTGCGCACAGGATCTGGAGTGCCTCGCCGCCAAGCGCACCATAGAGCCGTGCCTCCCCCGGCGACACCCGAGCGATGCCGGGGGGATAGGCTGCATGGAGGCCCGGCAGCGCTGCGAGGAAGACAGCAAATGCCACACCTCCCTCACGGCCTACTTGTCATACTGCGGGCAGCTGTTCAATGGCAGGAAGTGCTCCTCCAAGTGTAAAGCCACCATTCAGCAGATGCTGTTCATCCCAAATGGCATGCTGCTGAACCGCTGTGTTTGCGATGGGGTGGAGAGGCCTTTCTGTGAAGTGGTGAAGGAGAACATGAGTAAACTTTGCTCCATAGGAGACCACATTGTTATTTCAGACCAGCCTGATGTGGATGACATCTACGAGGATGAAGACTATGACCCTAAAAATGACAGAGAGGAGTTGTATGTGAATGCCTCTTCTTCCCAGAGGTTATCCAGCTGCACGATGTTCCTAATTCTCCCTCTGGCATTGATATTGTACTGA
- the cplx3b gene encoding complexin-3b has product MAFMVKNMVGGQLKNLTGGLTEEKPEAEKTDAAAQGMTQEEFEQYQQQLEEEKQEREANFAQKKAERATLRSHFRDKYRLPKNEVDETQIQQAGDDVVLPTELAKMIAEDNQEETHKQSVLGQLSNIQNVDIDQLKDKAQATLEDLKKQTENCSLM; this is encoded by the exons ATGGCTTTCATGGTAAAAAACATGGTGGGAGGACAGCTGAAGAACCTGACAGGCGGACTGACGGAGGAGAAACCCGAAGCAGAGAAAACAGACGCCGCCGCGCAGGGGATGACTCAAGAGGAATTTGAACAATATCAGCAACAGTTAGAGGAGGAAAA ACAAGAACGAGAAGCCAATTTTGCACAGAAGAAAGCGGAGAGAGCCACACTCAGAAGTCATTTCCGGGACAAGTACAGACTACCGAAg AACGAGGTCGATGAGACTCAGATCCAGCAGGCGGGGGACGATGTGGTGTTGCCCACAGAGCTGGCCAAGATGATCGCTGAGGACAACCAGGAGGAGACGCACAAGCAGTCGGTGCTGGGCCAGCTGTCCAACATCCAGAACGTGGACATCGACCAGCTGAAGGACAAAGCCCAGGCCACACTGGAAGACCTCAAAAAGCAGACGGAGAATTGCAGTCTCATGTGA